A portion of the Oncorhynchus nerka isolate Pitt River linkage group LG27, Oner_Uvic_2.0, whole genome shotgun sequence genome contains these proteins:
- the LOC115111133 gene encoding proteasome subunit alpha type-1-like, which produces MFRNQYDNDVTVWSPQGRIHQIEYAMEAVKQGSATVGLKSRSHAVLVALKRAQSELAAHQKKILHVDSHIGISIAGLTADARLLCNFMRQECLDSRFVFDRPLPVSRLVTLIGSKTQIPTQRYGRRPYGVGLLIAGYDDMGPHIFQTCPSANYFDCKAMSIGARSQSARTYLERHMDTFLDCELNDLVQHGLRGLRETLPAEQDLTTKNVSVGIVGKDMEFTIYDDGDVASFLEGLEERPQRRVAQPDDEVAAEKPEEPMEL; this is translated from the exons ATG TTCCGCAACCAGTATGACAATGATGTCACCGTTTGGAGTCCACAG GGGCGTATTCATCAGATTGAATATGCTATGGAAGCAGTGAAACAAGGATCTGCCACAGTGGGTCTGAAATCTCGCAGTCATGCTGTGCTTGTGGCTCTGAAG AGAGCTCAGTCCGAGTTGGCTGCCCATCAGAAGAAAATACTACACGTCGACAGCCATATTGGCATCTCCATTGCTGGCCTCACTGCTGATGCAAGGCTACTCTG CAACTTTATGCGCCAGGAGTGCCTGGACTCCAGGTTCGTGTTTGATCGGCCTCTCCCTGTGTCCCGCTTGGTCACACTAATTGGAAGCA AAACCCAGATCCCTACACAGAGATATGGAAGAAGGCCTTATGGTGTGGGATTACTCATCGCAGGATATGAC GATATGGGGCCACACATTTTCCAGACCTGCCCCTCTGCCAACTACTTTGATTGCAAGGCCATGTCCATAGGGGCCCGCTCCCAGTCTGCACGTACCTATCTGGAAAGACATATGGACACTTTTCTCGACT GTGAACTGAATGACCTGGTTCAACATGGCCTCCGGGGACTGAGAGAAACTCTACCTGCAGAACAAGATCTTACCACAAAG AATGTGTCCGTTGGGATTGTTGGCAAGGACATGGAGTTCACCATCTACGATGATGGCGATGTGGCATCATTCCTTGAAGGCCTTGAGGAGAGGCCACAGAGAAGG GTTGCCCAGCCAGACGACGAGGTGGCAGCAGAGAAGCCAGAAGAGCCCATGGAGCTCTGA
- the LOC115112441 gene encoding coatomer subunit beta-like has translation MTAAENVCYTLINVPNDSEPPSEVSLKADLEKGEIKAKTEALKKVIIMILNGEKLPGLLMTIIRFVLPLQDHTIKKLLLVFWEIVPKTTPDGKLLQEMILVCDAYRKDLQHPNEFIRGSTLRFLCKLKESELLEPLMPAIRACLEHRHSYVRRNAVLAIYTIYRNFENLIPDAPELIHDFLVNEKDASCKRNAFMMLIHADQDRALDYLSTCIDQVHTFGDILQLVIVELIYKVCHANPSERARFIRCIYNLLQSSSPAVKYEAAGTLVTLSSAPTAIKAAAQCYIDLIIKESDNNVKLIVLDRLIELKEHPTHERVLQDLVMDILRVLSTPDLEVRKKTLQLALDLVSSRNVEELVIVLKKEVIKTNNVTEHEDTDKFRQLLVRTLHSCSVRFPDMAANVIPVLMEFLSDTNEAAAADVLEFVREAIQRFDNLRPLIIEKMLEVFHTIRTVKIYRGALWILGEYCSTKEDIQSVMTEVRRSLGEIPIVENEIKKEAGEGKPEEEVSAAPAAKLVTEMGTYVTQSALSSSRPSKKEEDRPPLRGFLMDGDFYVAASLATTLTKVALRYVTIVQDKKRQNSFVAESMLIMATILHLGKSSLPKKPITDDDVDRISLCLKVLSECSPLMNDIFNKECRKSLSHMLTVRLEEEKLSQKKESEKRNVLVQADDPISFMQLTAKNETSSKEDQFQLSLLAAMGTTLKKEANDPMASKLNKVTQLTGFSDPVYAEAYVHVNQYDIVLDVLVVNQTNDTLQNCTLELATLGDLKLVEKPSPLTLAPHDFANIKANVKVASTENGIIFGNIVYDISGAASDRNCVVLSDIHIDIMDYIQPASCTDAEFRQMWAEFEWENKVTVNTNIADLNEYLHHILSSTNMKCLTPEKALSGFCGFMAANLYARSIFGEDALANVSIEKPIHLGPDAPVNGHIRIRAKSQGMALSLGDKINLSQKKTSV, from the exons ATGACAGCCGCCGAGAATGTTTGTTACACTTTGATCAATGTTCCAAATGACTCCGAACCTCCATCGGAAGTCAGTCTCAAAGCAGACTTGG AAAAAGGAGAGATCAAGGCAAAGACAGAGGCCCTGAAGAAGGTAATCATCATGATACTGAATGGAGAGAAGCTGCCAGGCCTACTGATGACCATCATCCGATTTGTCCTCCCACTTCAAGACCACACCATTAAAAAACTTCTGCTAGTCTTCTGGGAGATTGTCCCCAAAACGACTCCAGATGGCAAGCTGCTTCAGGAGATGATCCTTGTCTGTGACGCCTACAGAAAG GACTTGCAGCACCCCAACGAGTTCATCCGTGGATCCACCCTGCGCTTTCTGTGCAAGTTGAAGGAGTCTGAGCTGCTGGAGCCCCTCATGCCAGCCATCCGCGCCTGCCTGGAGCACCGCCACAGCTACGTTCGCCGCAATGCTGTACTGGCCATCTACACCATCTACAG GAACTTTGAAAATCTTATCCCAGATGCCCCTGAGTTGATCCATGATTTCCTTGTGAATGAAAAAGATGCCAGCTGCAAGAGAAATGCTTTCATGATGCTCATTCACGCAGACCAG GACAGAGCTCTGGATTACCTCAGCACCTGCATTGATCAAGTACATACATTTGGAGATATTCTCCAGTTGGTCATTGTGGAGCTGATTTACAAG GTGTGCCACGCTAACCCGTCTGAGCGTGCCCGCTTCATCCGCTGCATCTACAACCTGTTGCAGTCCTCCAGCCCTGCCGTCAAGTACGAGGCAGCTGGCACTCTTGTCACGCTGTCCAGCGCACCCACTGCCATCAAG GCTGCTGCCCAGTGCTACATCGACCTGATCATCAAGGAGAGTGACAACAACGTGAAGCTGATCGTCCTGGATCGTCTGATAGAGCTGAAGGAGCATCCCACTCATGAACGTGTTCTCCAG GACCTGGTGATGGACATTCTGCGTGTTTTGAGCACGCCTGACCTCGAGGTCCGGAAGAAGACCCTGCAGCTGGCCTTGGACCTAGTCTCATCCCGGAACGTAGAGGAG TTGGTGATAGTTCTGAAGAAGGAGGTGATTAAGACCAACAATGTGACGGAGCATGAGGACACTGATAAATTCAGGCAGCTGCTGGTGCGCACCCTCCACTCATGCAGTGTACGCTTTCCTGACATGGCGGCCAATGTCATTCCTGTG CTGATGGAGTTCCTGAGTGACACTAATGAGGCAGCTGCGGCTGATGTGCTGGAGTTTGTGAGGGAGGCCATTCAGAGGTTCGACAACCTGAGGCCCCTCATCATCGAGAAGATGCTGGAAGTCTTCCACACCATCAGGACTGTCAA GATCTACAGAGGAGCGCTTTGGATCCTGGGAGAATACTGCAGCACTAAAGAGGACATTCAGAGTGTGATGACAGAAGTGCGCAGGTCgcttggagag ATTCCCATAGTAGAGAACGAGATCAAGAAAGAGGCTGGGGAGGGGAAGCCGGAAGAAGAGGTGAGCGCAGCGCCAGCAGCCAAACTGGTGACAGAGATGGGCACCTACGTCACACAGAGCGCCCTCAGCTCCTCCCGTCCCTCAAAGAAGGAAGAGGACAG GCCTCCTCTCAGGGGCTTCTTGATGGACGGAGACTTCTATGTGGCAGCCTCTTTAGCCACAACCCTGACCAAAGTGGCCCTGCGATATGTCACCATAGTTCAAGACAAAAAGAGACAGAAT TCCTTTGTGGCTGAGTCTATGCTGATCATGGCCACCATCCTCCACTTGGGCAAGTCCTCTCTGCCCAAGAAGCCCATCACAGACGACGATGTGGACCGCATCTCGCTGTGCCTCAAGGTGCTGTCCGAGTGTTCGCCCCTCATGAACGACATCTTTAACAAGGAGTGCCGCAAGTCCCTGTCTCACATGCTCACTGTcaggctggaggaggagaagCTATCTCAGAAG AAAGAGTCAGAGAAGCGGAACGTGCTGGTGCAGGCAGACGACCCCATTTCCTTTATGCAACTGACGGCCAAGAACGAGACGTCCTCCAAGGAGGACCAGTTCCAGCTCAGTTTACTGGCTGCCATGGGAACCACTCTTAAAAAGGAGGCTAACGACCCCATGGCCTCCAAACTCAACAAG GTTACCCAGCTGACTGGTTTCTCAGACCCAGTCTATGCTGAGGCCTATGTCCATGTCAACCAGTATGACATTGTGCTGGACGTGCTGGTCGTCAACCAAACCAACGACACCCTTCAGAATTGCACCCTGGAACTGGCGACATTGG GTGACCTCAAGCTGGTTGAGAAGCCTTCTCCTCTCACTCTGGCACCCCATGACTTTGCCAACATCAAGGCTAACGTCAAAGTGGCGTCCACAGAGAATGGCATCATATTTGGCAACATAG tgtatGACATATCAGGAGCTGCCAGCGACAGGAACTGCGTGGTCCTCAGTGACATCCACATTGACATCATGGACTACATCCAGCCAGCCTCGTGCACAGATGCAGAGTTCAGACAGATGTGGGCCGAGTTTGAGTGGGAGAATAAG GTGACAGTGAACACCAACATTGCAGACCTGAATGAGTACCTCCACCACATCCTCAGCTCCACCAACATGAAGTGCCTGACCCCAGAGAAG GCACTTTCTGGCTTCTGTGGCTTCATGGCTGCCAACCTGTATGCCCGCTCCATCTTCGGTGAAGACGCCCTGGCCAACGTCAGCATTGAGAAGCCCATCCACCTGGGTCCTGATGCCCCTGTCAACGGACACATCCGCATCCGGGCCAAGAGCCAG GGTATGGCATTGAGTCTGGGTGACAAGATCAACCTTTCCCAGAAAAAAACGTCTGTATAA